Proteins encoded within one genomic window of Misgurnus anguillicaudatus chromosome 18, ASM2758022v2, whole genome shotgun sequence:
- the LOC129429583 gene encoding uncharacterized protein produces the protein MKHQAKHYVIVVGGAHARAFCDHSLLRLHVEACLWIFSVLSLEMASVGDAGAKRQMFYDIECVIDDCDGELGYKPLSDSDELDESAEEDEAREEGIDSSEEWEPITGRSKAKRQQYNSSSTPRRRGRPRKYPLSLTASRSFTIHPSYSPSGPRRRGRPPKDKPKTLLLPEPTLYPQIIPKTIPYSSPFLSSRPTNKFSPNATSVPLPNNIQSIKLLNPNSPPIHTSSPTSFTFSINSTHKPLTNTVPSITFPSNSSPVLTSNPTPIQFRPNSTHTITVNPNSSPTSHSTPISSRLISKPTQAGLLLNTNTVNKINDSLKKRHPLEETVDSVAVIQQIPERSTSLKLLAKRPRLSPPSPPAITPLRRRGRPRKLAPKITSNSLDEHATGLISSDEPATFSNPTAEPPAVLNPLTTFNPTIEPSASSSATAEPATFSNPTAEPAAVLNPLTTFNPTIEPVASSSPTNEPATFCNPTVESSTTFNSTAEPATTLTLMPERVLSISHFDNSNEKTTPLRRRGRPRKHASQIKSSSAEPATALTPTVEPATTFDPTIEPAASSSPTTKPATFSNPTVESSITLNSTAEPATTFNPTIVSAGSSSPTAKPATFSNTIVESSTIFNSTAEPATTFTLMPTRLSTISHNTNETTTPLRRRGRPRNRASKINSNSGEPTTKTSPTVEPAAVLNPTAEPLTSINPTIEPSASSSPTAEIAIFSNPTVESPTTVNPIAEPATTSNSTAKPAATFTLMPDRLLAINNKETTPLRRRGRPRKRASKINSAEPPTALIPIAEPATFSSPTVKSSTTFNLTPAGLLAISHFDNSNRTTTPLLATPLIPTATPSATPNSISQFDKACNSNKTTTPLHGRGGPRTRTSKVSSNTLAEPERPMITTAEPVTVSNPTAEPAATVSNSSEPVIFSSPIAEPATMFNSTRNSNRTTTPLHQKGRNHTSKINSHSTVEIATTSSIAGPLAVCDIDSNSNRISSSVTRRGRPRKRAFKIISSSMAKPETSSNLPAEPVATFSPTAEPATTPNEMEITPSSLTEPATFPNPTVGPLTTSSFTADPLTSSNLMSAVPLVISDLGKDSNSGRISDSGKEDLYEDYVDCAEEQKPLMEQDSEHSTSPASKARRVELASRPVSKPTTIPNPIVTSAAHSQHDAIPVPMLDSTPNSKHSSRRRGRPRKHFRKIGHTSKLTPEPIHNSMPSELTPTSNPNSTTSSKTTFDIDPKAKLTSAQTTSALDCPKEKVENAPQPDMWHDVTVEDEEPLLPDFCPKRPPGPQLRETTRTPLQLFQLFFTSSVIQTIVRNTNSYAKKKADVSKKLSWVPLTVNEFYSYVALVLYMGLVKADSLMNYWTKKRLYRFSYPRSIMSQMRFQSIFCNLHLCDLQEDEENDKKRGSPDYDHLLKIKPLYTDILSACRAYFHPNREISVHERLHTSKTRMGPTKPGYRLFVLADLSSGYNWNFFVYDGKNSTSPGKGIRYNSVMRLLDLKFLGNGYKLYTDTLYTSPTLYRDLLQNDILACGPLRRTFSLPEVKVSSESADGGSIRWCRQGRLLFVRWTDKREIVTCSTMHKAFAGDFIIRRVRDEDGVWNLRQIPVPPAVKDCNKYRNDEDSYNALIWYYNILYKTKKWYKMFFIHFLEMAVMNCYVLHQHLAKAQNETPLSEKVFREKLISELRRAGRGKRSSAPATRDPSNKKPSPSALSAPTERCLPQHFGSHVTSEKRQCVRCKLSGHKVKTNVWCLHCKVALCLVPSRNCFQKWHIEGHSSG, from the exons GATTGATTCTTCTGAGGAATGGGAACCAATTACAGGACGCTCAAAAGCAAAGAGGCAACAATACAACTCGTCATCAACACCACGCCGGCGGGGCCGACCACGCAAATACCCCTTATCTCTAACAGCGAGCAGGAGTTTCACTATACACCCTTCTTATTCCCCCTCCGGACCTCGACGAAGAGGCAGACCCCCTAAAGACAAACCTAAAACTCTACTCCTGCCTGAGCCCACCCTTTACCCCCAAATCATCCCTAAAACAATTCCTTATTCCTCACCTTTCCTCAGTTCCCGTCCCACCAATAAATTTAGCCCTAATGCAACATCTGTACCCCTTCCTAATAATATTCAGTCCATTAAACTCTTAAATCCTAATTCTCCACCCATTCACACTTCTAGTCCTACATCTTTTACATTTAGCATTAATTCCACCCATAAACCCCTTACTAATACTGTACCCAGCATTACATTCCCATCTAATTCCTCGCCCGTTCTCACATCTAATCCCACACCCATTCAATTCCGCCCTAATTCCACACACACCATCACAGTCAACCCTAATTCCTCACCCACGTCTCATTCAACACCGATATCTTCCAGACTTATCAGTAAACCCACACAAGCTGGgcttctgttaaacacaaacacagtcaACAAGATCAATGATTCGTTGAAAAAAAGGCATCCATTGGAGGAGAC GGTCGATTCAGTGGCAGTAATACAACAGATTCCAGAGCGTTCAACATCACTGAAACTTTTAGCAAAGAGACCACGACTCTCGCCACCATCGCCTCCAGCCATCACCCCACTACGCCGGAGAGGCAGACCCCGTAAACTCGCCCCTAAAATCACATCCAACTCCTTAGATGAACATGCAACTGGCCTGATTTCCTCTGATGAACCTGCAACCTTCTCCAATCCCACAGCTGAACCCCCAGCTGTGTTAAATCCTTTAACCACCTTTAATCCCACTATTGAACCTTCAGCATCCTCCAGTGCGACTGCTGAACCTGCAACCTTCTCCAATCCCACAGCTGAACCTGCAGCTGTGTTAAATCCTTTAACCACCTTTAATCCCACTATTGAACCTGTAGCATCCTCCAGTCCGACTAATGAACCTGCAACTTTCTGCAATCCCACTGTTGAGTCTTCTACCACCTTTAATTCCACTGCTGAACCTGCAACCACTTTGACTCTCATGCCCGAGAGGGTTCTGTCCATCAGCCACTTTGACAACAGCAATGAGAAAACCACACCATTACGCCGGAGAGGCAGACCCCGTAAACATGCCTCTCAAATCAAATCCAGCTCAGCCGAACCTGCAACGGCCCTGACTCCCACTGTTGAACCTGCAACCACCTTTGATCCCACTATTGAACCTGCAGCATCCTCCAGTCCGACTACTAAACCTGCAACCTTCTCTAATCCAACTGTTGAATCTTCTATCACCCTAAATTCCACTGCTGAACCTGCAACCACCTTTAATCCCACTATTGTATCTGCAGGCTCCTCCAGTCCGACTGCTAAACCTGCAACCTTCTCTAATACCATTGTTGAATCTTCTACCATCTTTAATTCCACTGCTGAACCTGCAACCACTTTTACTCTCATGCCAACTAGGCTTTCGACCATCAGCCACAACACCAACGAGACAACCACACCACTACGACGAAGAGGCAGACCCCGTAACCGTGCCTCTAAAATCAACTCCAACTCAGGCGAACCTACAACAAAGACCAGTCCTACTGTTGAACCTGCAGCCGTGTTGAATCCCACTGCTGAACCTTTAACCAGCATTAATCCCACTATTGAACCTTCAGCCTCCTCCAGTCCAACTGCTGAAATTGCAATCTTCTCCAATCCAACTGTTGAATCTCCTACCACCGTTAATCCCATTGCTGAACCTGCAACCACATCCAATTCCACTGCTAAACCTGCAGCCACTTTTACTCTTATGCCCGATAGGCTTCTGGCCATCAACAACAAGGAAACCACACCACTACGCCGGAGAGGCAGACCCCGTAAACGTGCCTCTAAAATCAACTCAGCCGAACCTCCAACTGCCCTGATTCCCATTGCTGAACCTGCAACCTTCTCCAGTCCCACTGTTAAATCTTCTACCACCTTTAATCTCACACCTGCTGGGCTTCTGGCCATCAGCCACTTTGACAACAGCAACAGGACAACCACCCCACTACTTGCAACTCCCCTGATTCCCACTGCCACACCTTCAGCCACCCCCAATTCCATCAGCCAGTTTGACAAAGCCTGTAACAGCAACAAGACCACCACCCCACTACACGGGAGAGGTGGACCCCGTACACGCACCTCTAAAGTCAGCTCCAACACCTTAGCTGAACCTGAAAGACCCATGATTACCACTGCTGAACCTGTAACCGTCTCCAATCCAACCGCTGAACCTGCTGCAACTGTCTCAAATTCTTCTGAACCTGTAATATTCTCCAGTCCCATTGCTGAACCTGCAACCATGTTCAATTCCACCAGAAACAGCAACAGGACAACCACCCCGTTACACCAGAAAGGCCGTAACCACACCTCTAAAATCAACTCCCATTCCACTGTTGAAATTGCAACCACCTCTTCAATCGCTGGGCCTCTGGCTGTCTGTGACATTGACAGTAACAGCAACAGGATCTCTAGCTCGGTAACCCGGAGAGGCAGACCCCGTAAACGTGCCTTTAAAATCATCTCGAGTTCCATGGCTAAACCTGAAACCTCCTCCAATCTCCCTGCTGAACCTGTAGCCACATTCAGTCCCACTGCTGAACCAGCAACCACCCCCAATGAAATGGAAATCACCCCCAGCTCCTTAACTGAACCGGCAACGTTCCCCAATCCCACTGTTGGACCTTTAACCACATCCAGTTTCACTGCTGATCCTTTAACCTCCTCTAATCTCATGTCTGCTGTGCCTCTGGTCATCAGTGATCTTGGCAAAGATAGTAACAGCGGGAGGATCTCTGATTCAGGGAAAGAAGACTTGTATGAAGACTA TGTCGATTGTGCAGAAGAGCAGAAGCCTTTAATGGAGCAAGATTCAGAACATTCAACATCACCTGCGTCAAAAGCACGAAGGGTCGAACTCGCATCTAGACCCGTCTCTAAACCCACCACCATCCCAAATCCTATCGTGACGTCAGCTGCTCACTCTCAACACGATGCCATACCTGTACCCATGCTTGATTCCACCCCCAACTCTAAACATTCATCACGACGCAGAGGTCGCCCCCGTAAACATTTCCGTAAAATCGGCCACACCTCTAAACTAACCCCTGAACCCATCCATAATTCCATGCCCTCTGAACTCACACCcacctctaaccccaactcaaCAACCAGCTCTAAAACCACCTTTGACATCGACCCCAAAGCCAAattaacatctgcacaaactaCTTCTGCTCTGGATTGTCCCAAGGAAAAAGTAGAAAATGCCCCTCAGCCAGATATGTGGCATGATGTCACTGTTGAGGATGAAGAACCTCTGCTCCCAGATTTCTGTCCGAAGCGACCTCCAGGGCCACAGCTTAGGGAAACAACACGCACTCCCTTGCAGTTATTTCAGCTGTTTTTTACCTCTTCTGTCATCCAGACAATCGTTAGAAACACCAACAGCTATGCTAAGAAGAAGGCAGATGTTTCGAAGAAGCTCAGCTGGGTTCCTCTCACAGTAAATGAGTTTTACTCCTATGTGGCATTGGTTCTGTACATGGGCTTGGTAAAGGCAGACTCTCTGATGAACTACTGGACAAAAAAACGACTATACAGGTTTTCATACCCACGATCCATCATGTCCCAAATGAGATTCCAGTCCATCTTTTGTAATCTTCACCTGTGTGACCTTCAAGAAGATGAGGAGAACGACAAGAAAAGAGGCTCCCCGGATTATGACCATCTGCTGAAGATCAAACCTCTGTATACAGACATTCTTTCGGCGTGTAGGGCGTACTTTCACCCTAACAGAGAGATTTCGGTACATGAGAGATTGCATACTTCAAAAACTAGAATGGGACCAACCAAACCGGGCTACAGGCTCTTTGTTCTTGCCGATTTGTCTTCTGGATACAACTGGAATTTCTTCGTATATGACGGAAAGAATTCCACATCACCAGGAAAAGGCATCCGTTATAATTCCGTAATGAGACTGCTGGATCTCAAGTTCCTCGGTAACGGTTACAAGTTGTATACAGACACTTTGTACACCAGTCCAACTCTCTACCGGGATTTATTGCAAAATGACATCCTCGCGTGTGGCCCTCTACGTCGTACCTTTAGTTTACCGGAGGTTAAGGTTTCGAGCGAGAGCGCTGATGGAGGTTCGATCCGCTGGTGTCGTCAGGGTCGTCTTCTGTTCGTCAGGTGGACGGATAAGAGAGAAATCGTCACGTGTTCCACCATGCACAAGGCGTTTGCGGGTGACTTTATCATTAGGAGAGTCAGGGATGAAGACGGTGTGTGGAATCTGCGTCAAATCCCTGTTCCACCTGCCGTGAAAGACTGCAATAAATACAGAAACGATGAGGACTCTTACAACGCCCTAATATGGTATTACAACATCCTCTACAAAACCAAGAAATGGTACAAGATGTTCTTTATCCATTTTCTTGAAATGGCAGTGATGAACTGTTATGTTCTTCACCAACACTTGGCGAAGGCTCAGAACGAGACCCCTTTGAGTGAGAAAGTGTTTAGGGAAAAGCTTATATCCGAGTTGCGACGTGCCGGCAGAGGCAAGAGATCCTCTGCTCCTGCCACAAGAGACCCATCCAACAAAAAGCCGTCACCATCGGCCTTATCCGCTCCGACTGAGAGATGCTTGCCGCAGCACTTCGGTTCACATGTTACATCTGAGAAGAGACAGTGTGTGAGGTGTAAACTTTCAGGACATAAAGTCAAGACAAACGTATGGTGCTTGCACTGCAAGGTGGCCTTGTGCTTGGTGCCCTCAAGGAACTGCTTTCAGAAATGGCACATTGAGGGACACTCTTCAGGATGA